From Nilaparvata lugens isolate BPH chromosome 7, ASM1435652v1, whole genome shotgun sequence, one genomic window encodes:
- the LOC120352385 gene encoding uncharacterized protein LOC120352385, which produces MKRFHSLEKRFLKEPELKPQYVEFMQEYEDLGHMHPVPPPAPEEQVYYIPHHAVFKPDSTTTKTRVVFDASAKTSARPLNALPSHKQKFKHVNFLARWNRLAEVTKEFWQQWSEEYLVTLQKRHKWSSSSPNLQVGTLVLLKDPGTPPTLWKLGRITEVFPGSDDKVRVIQVLTDSGVFKRSIASVAPLPLDDSE; this is translated from the exons ATGAAACGTTTCCATTCATTGGAAAAAAGATTTCTTAAAGAACCTGAGCTCAAACCTCAATATGTTGAATTTATGCAGGAATATGAAGATTTAGGTCACATGCACCCTGTACCGCCACCAGCCCCTGAGGAACAAGTCTATTATATTCCACATCACGCTGTCTTCAAGCCTGACTCCACTACAACCAAAACAAGAGTTGTGTTTGATGCTAGCGCCAAAACATCA GCGCGCCCACTCAATGCTTTGCCTTCTCATAAGCAGAAATTCAAACATGTGAATTTTCTTGCACGTTGGAATAGACTTGCTGAAGTCACAAAGGAATTTTGGCAACAATGGTCTGAAGAATATTTAGTTACTCTTCAGAAAAGACATAAATGGTCTTCTTCATCACCCAATCTTCAAGTTGGCACTCTTGTGCTATTGAAGGATCCTGGGACACCACCAACACTCTGGAAGCTTGGACGTATTACAGAGGTTTTCCCTGGCTCCGATGACAAGGTTAGAGTCATCCAGGTTCTAACTGATTCTGGTGTTTTCAAACGTTCTATTGCTAGTGTTGCACCTTTGCCATTAGATGATAGCGAATGA